TTCGAACGCAACATCAAACGCAACATGGTCACTCCCTCTCTTCGATGATTTTGGGGACACGAAAGAAATCATCGACGCGGTCGGGCGCATTGGCCAGGGCTTCCGCCACCGACAAACTTTCCCGAATCGCGTCGTCCCGCAACACGTTGCTCAAGTCGAGCACGTGGGACGTCGGTTGGATCTTGGATGTGTCCAACCGATTGAGCGTCTGGATGTAGGTGAGAATCTCGGAGAGCTGCCGGCTGA
Above is a window of Nitrospiria bacterium DNA encoding:
- the gatC gene encoding Asp-tRNA(Asn)/Glu-tRNA(Gln) amidotransferase subunit GatC — encoded protein: MKLSKEEVDHVAKLARLSVNDAEKEAFSRQLSEILTYIQTLNRLDTSKIQPTSHVLDLSNVLRDDAIRESLSVAEALANAPDRVDDFFRVPKIIEERE